One window of the Gehongia tenuis genome contains the following:
- a CDS encoding PHP domain-containing protein produces the protein MERLYDLHVHTATVSSCGQVEPERMAELYQRAGYDGVAVTDHYYARYFEKMGDLPWEKKVDRYLAGYRRAKTAGEKTGLQVLLGIELRFKGHVNDYLIFGVDEAFLREHPKLYELELPEFYRRFRDELFICQAHPFRDRGCEPAPAEFLHGAEVYNGNPNHLDHNYNDKARAFAKANGLVAISASDFHEEGGEAMGGTFLPGVSDGRALAHTLKESGPFKLKET, from the coding sequence ATGGAAAGACTGTATGATCTGCATGTGCATACGGCGACCGTCAGCTCTTGCGGGCAGGTGGAGCCGGAACGGATGGCGGAGCTCTATCAAAGGGCGGGCTATGACGGCGTAGCGGTTACGGACCACTACTATGCACGGTATTTCGAAAAGATGGGCGATCTGCCCTGGGAAAAGAAGGTGGACCGCTACCTTGCAGGCTACCGGAGGGCCAAGACCGCCGGGGAGAAGACGGGGCTTCAGGTGCTGCTTGGCATTGAGCTTCGCTTCAAGGGCCACGTGAATGATTATCTGATCTTTGGGGTGGACGAGGCCTTTTTAAGGGAGCATCCCAAGCTTTATGAACTGGAACTGCCGGAATTTTACCGCCGGTTCCGGGACGAACTTTTCATCTGCCAGGCGCATCCCTTCCGGGACCGGGGCTGCGAACCGGCGCCGGCGGAATTTCTGCATGGCGCAGAGGTCTACAACGGCAACCCCAACCATCTTGATCACAACTACAACGACAAGGCCAGGGCTTTTGCAAAGGCGAACGGCCTTGTGGCGATATCCGCCTCCGATTTTCATGAGGAGGGCGGGGAGGCCATGGGAGGAACCTTTTTGCCCGGTGTCTCGGACGGCCGGGCGTTGGCCCACACACTGAAAGAGAGCGGACCCTTCAAACTCAAAGAGACTTAA
- a CDS encoding damage-control phosphatase ARMT1 family protein, with protein sequence MSLSLSCLGCNLNQALKVLDGLGLSPAARESAMREVLSYLSRVSYNLSNPEIMGGTWGIIVRHGGDPDPYREIKRYYNEELLAMSGSIETLIASASDPFITALKTAIAGNLIDFAAQHTFDLAELQRRIEGVLDTPLARDDSPRLRTALAGARTLLYLGDNCGEIVLDKLFIQRILREFPVKVYYVVRGRPIINDVTLADARQVAMEEAATVLENGDGCLGTVLGRVSPGFRRVFEEADVIIAKGQGNYESLMDAPRGNLFHLFMAKCQPVARHLGVPPMSIVCLEKKA encoded by the coding sequence ATGAGTTTGAGTCTTAGCTGTCTTGGGTGCAATTTAAATCAGGCGCTCAAGGTGCTGGATGGGTTGGGCCTCAGCCCGGCCGCCCGGGAGAGCGCCATGCGGGAGGTCCTGTCCTATCTCAGCCGGGTATCCTACAATCTGTCCAATCCGGAGATCATGGGAGGCACCTGGGGGATCATCGTCCGGCACGGCGGGGACCCCGATCCCTACCGGGAAATCAAACGCTATTACAACGAAGAGCTTCTCGCCATGAGCGGCAGCATTGAGACGCTGATCGCCTCCGCATCCGATCCCTTCATCACCGCGCTCAAGACGGCCATTGCCGGAAATCTCATCGATTTTGCCGCCCAGCACACCTTCGATCTTGCGGAACTGCAAAGACGGATCGAGGGCGTGTTGGATACGCCTTTGGCCCGGGATGACAGTCCCCGGCTCCGGACCGCCCTGGCCGGCGCCCGCACCCTGCTCTACCTCGGCGACAACTGCGGGGAAATCGTGCTGGATAAACTGTTCATTCAGCGTATCCTCCGGGAATTCCCGGTCAAAGTGTATTATGTCGTTCGCGGCCGGCCCATCATCAACGACGTGACCCTGGCCGACGCCCGGCAGGTAGCCATGGAGGAGGCGGCCACTGTCCTTGAAAACGGCGACGGCTGCCTGGGCACTGTATTAGGCCGGGTATCTCCCGGCTTCCGCCGGGTCTTCGAAGAAGCGGACGTGATCATAGCCAAAGGCCAGGGCAACTACGAGAGCCTGATGGACGCGCCTCGCGGCAACCTCTTCCACCTGTTCATGGCCAAGTGCCAGCCGGTGGCCCGCCATCTCGGCGTTCCGCCCATGTCCATCGTCTGCTTGGAAAAAAAGGCATGA
- a CDS encoding DUF4368 domain-containing protein gives MLMQDEASRKAELAQKRKALSGAQKRIEDLDKIIQHLYEDNVLGKLSDLRFQKLSAQYETEQAEIRQLSETLEREIAEEAEQVSDVGRFLQLAERYSDIQELDAATVNELIEKIVIHNPEKIDGRKHVTIEVYFTYVGKIQIPLQKPELPASTEKPA, from the coding sequence ATGCTGATGCAGGATGAAGCCAGCCGGAAAGCAGAACTGGCACAGAAACGAAAAGCCCTGTCAGGCGCACAGAAGCGTATAGAGGACTTGGATAAAATCATCCAACACCTTTATGAAGATAATGTTCTGGGGAAACTGAGTGACCTCCGTTTCCAGAAGTTATCTGCACAGTATGAGACCGAACAGGCAGAAATCAGGCAGCTTTCCGAAACACTGGAACGGGAAATCGCAGAAGAAGCTGAGCAGGTTTCGGATGTGGGGCGTTTCTTACAGCTTGCGGAACGGTATTCCGATATACAGGAGCTTGACGCTGCGACAGTCAACGAACTGATTGAAAAAATCGTCATCCATAACCCGGAGAAAATCGATGGGAGAAAGCATGTGACGATTGAGGTTTATTTTACTTATGTGGGCAAAATCCAGATTCCACTTCAAAAACCGGAGCTGCCTGCAAGTACGGAAAAACCGGCGTGA